In Pseudoalteromonas sp. NC201, a single window of DNA contains:
- a CDS encoding ATP-binding protein — protein sequence MMDPKLLIQVTAITTVVCTVFMAVNWFINKGLPGTRDWLVFIALTAIGCGLLAAYTLPITFSIFIPNLTIALGLFYLARGVDAFFSVKSNYMPWYVLAALGIPSFTYFLYVDFNFIARVGINYLVWAMAMIYCLRALNKGHKLLSQQFSAAHWAFGLSCLSLLAVFTFRVVMLGGYSVTDSLVSANWVNQFFAVSVSTMPLLLCFSLCLLCSSRREKELCLLKTAAEQSAQVKGQFLTLLSHELRTPLNAIVGHAESLKKVPREPNRHAQLCDVIVHAAMSMSDLANQVLLQAKGEYAAQNRVPVSLYSLSQELVRLLQPLALAKGLSLRVEVKGLYPQDVHVVEQDTLSLVLRNLLSNAIKYTDKGIITLILEGTSRAEDKQTIRFAIKDTGKGLTEVQMEKIFEPFVTLNTEQSISQSSGFGLALCKQLLQGLDSELNVDSKLGNGTVFSFELDCQCSDSPLQSTEFNTEKLALNVLVVEDNLMNIDVISTYLNDMVSEFSIAKCLAEAEVALLEHNFDIILLDMRLPDGNGLEWFKEGFNEIGFTSSVKVIALTGDGDPELKRQCLRAGMQDCLTKPIMPSRLYAALECATVKTTSRLECKTLIDQSRFMDLANRESSGVLATKLMYLADRFEYEIAQIKGLTELNVTDLAIDKLAYIENEALELGMVNFAELVQAATVQLSYSEEQVDWDGLAMVARRSVERLLELHAQIATLESTSNSVVNLSA from the coding sequence ATGATGGATCCTAAATTACTTATTCAAGTTACCGCAATAACGACTGTGGTTTGTACAGTTTTTATGGCCGTAAACTGGTTTATTAATAAAGGCCTACCAGGCACTCGAGATTGGCTTGTTTTCATTGCGCTTACCGCAATTGGGTGTGGCCTGTTGGCCGCCTATACACTTCCCATTACGTTCTCAATTTTTATTCCCAATCTTACTATCGCATTGGGACTTTTTTATCTGGCTCGTGGTGTTGATGCGTTTTTTAGTGTGAAAAGCAATTACATGCCTTGGTATGTATTAGCCGCATTGGGTATTCCCAGTTTTACTTACTTTTTGTACGTGGATTTTAATTTTATAGCTCGTGTCGGGATCAACTACCTAGTCTGGGCGATGGCGATGATTTACTGCCTGCGAGCGTTAAATAAAGGCCATAAATTATTATCACAACAGTTTAGTGCGGCACATTGGGCGTTTGGCCTATCGTGCTTGAGCTTATTGGCCGTGTTTACTTTTAGAGTGGTCATGCTTGGCGGCTACTCGGTGACAGATAGCCTGGTTTCGGCAAATTGGGTTAACCAGTTTTTTGCAGTTTCAGTGAGTACGATGCCGCTGCTGTTGTGTTTTTCTTTATGCCTGTTATGTAGCAGCCGTCGTGAAAAAGAACTATGCCTGTTAAAAACTGCTGCTGAGCAGTCAGCGCAAGTAAAAGGACAGTTTTTAACGTTATTAAGTCATGAACTGAGAACACCACTAAACGCTATTGTTGGTCACGCAGAATCACTTAAAAAAGTGCCGCGTGAGCCCAATCGCCATGCTCAACTATGCGATGTTATCGTCCACGCCGCGATGTCGATGTCAGACTTAGCCAATCAAGTATTATTGCAAGCGAAAGGGGAATATGCCGCGCAAAATCGCGTGCCTGTCTCGCTTTATAGTCTTTCGCAAGAGTTAGTTCGCCTTTTACAGCCGCTGGCATTGGCTAAAGGGTTGAGTTTGAGGGTCGAGGTTAAAGGTCTGTATCCACAGGACGTTCATGTCGTCGAGCAAGATACATTGTCTTTGGTACTCAGAAATCTGCTTTCGAACGCGATTAAGTACACAGATAAAGGCATTATTACGCTGATCCTTGAAGGCACAAGTCGCGCTGAGGATAAGCAAACTATTCGTTTTGCAATTAAGGATACGGGCAAAGGACTGACTGAAGTACAAATGGAAAAGATCTTCGAGCCCTTTGTCACATTAAATACTGAACAATCCATCTCGCAAAGTTCAGGATTTGGGTTGGCGTTATGCAAGCAACTGCTGCAAGGGCTAGACTCTGAGCTTAACGTCGACAGCAAGCTTGGCAATGGCACTGTGTTTAGCTTTGAGTTAGATTGCCAGTGTAGTGATTCACCGTTACAGAGCACAGAGTTTAATACAGAGAAGCTAGCACTCAATGTGCTTGTTGTTGAAGATAACCTCATGAATATTGATGTGATCAGCACTTATTTAAACGATATGGTGAGCGAGTTTTCTATTGCTAAGTGCCTTGCAGAAGCGGAAGTCGCACTATTAGAACACAACTTCGATATTATTTTGTTAGACATGCGACTGCCAGATGGAAATGGTCTTGAGTGGTTTAAAGAGGGCTTCAACGAAATTGGCTTTACCTCCAGCGTTAAGGTGATAGCGTTAACGGGTGATGGCGATCCTGAATTGAAAAGACAATGCCTCCGAGCTGGCATGCAGGACTGTTTAACTAAGCCTATCATGCCAAGCCGTTTATATGCGGCACTGGAATGTGCGACTGTAAAAACAACATCTCGCTTGGAATGTAAGACTTTGATTGATCAATCAAGATTTATGGATCTCGCAAACCGTGAAAGTTCAGGCGTGTTGGCAACGAAGTTAATGTATTTAGCAGACAGGTTTGAATATGAGATTGCGCAAATTAAAGGACTCACAGAGTTAAATGTAACAGATTTAGCCATTGATAAACTAGCCTACATTGAAAATGAAGCTCTAGAGCTCGGCATGGTGAATTTTGCAGAGCTTGTTCAAGCAGCAACAGTACAGCTGAGTTACTCTGAAGAGCAAGTCGATTGGGACGGTCTTGCTATGGTTGCTAGACGCTCAGTTGAGCGTTTATTAGAGCTTCACGCCCAAATTGCAACGTTGGAATCGACATCAAATTCAGTGGTTAATCTATCTGCATAA
- a CDS encoding response regulator transcription factor — MIKVFIVEDQALVRGAIAALLSLDREIEVVGEAENGQVAKEKLAKLTPDIVLTDIEMPQVTGLELAQHLQQKMPDTKVVIMTTFSKAGYIRRAITLGVNGFVLKEAPSEYLLSTLKKVMNGYKVIDPELALYALEDADPLTDKERKALRLASEGLKTAEIAGQLFLSEGTVRNYLSDAIAKLHATNRVDAARIAKQKGWL; from the coding sequence ATGATCAAAGTTTTTATTGTTGAAGATCAAGCATTAGTAAGAGGAGCTATTGCGGCATTATTGAGCTTAGATAGAGAGATTGAGGTGGTTGGCGAGGCTGAAAACGGTCAAGTTGCAAAGGAAAAGTTAGCAAAGTTAACGCCTGATATCGTGCTAACGGATATTGAAATGCCACAAGTCACTGGGCTTGAGCTTGCTCAGCACTTACAACAAAAAATGCCAGACACAAAAGTAGTTATCATGACGACCTTTTCTAAGGCGGGTTATATTCGTCGCGCGATCACTTTAGGGGTAAATGGCTTTGTATTAAAAGAAGCACCAAGTGAGTACTTGCTATCAACGCTGAAAAAGGTAATGAACGGATATAAGGTTATTGACCCAGAGCTTGCTCTGTACGCTTTGGAGGATGCTGACCCGCTTACTGATAAAGAGCGAAAAGCGTTGCGTTTGGCCAGTGAAGGACTAAAAACTGCTGAAATCGCAGGACAGCTATTTTTGAGCGAGGGAACGGTAAGGAATTATTTATCCGACGCTATCGCGAAATTACATGCGACAAATCGAGTAGATGCAGCAAGAATTGCTAAGCAAAAAGGATGGCTGTAA
- a CDS encoding methyl-accepting chemotaxis protein, with product MRIYNFLEETFFFTLTRKIIGNLGFLLLFQAISLFWLYSELSQSGANMGLFWLITIVIIAAFAFTVFYMRFLIVRPVQAMKESLERVNRQDGNLDAKLPQFTYDEFRDLSEQYNAFTTHLSVLLERTYESAAAATQSNRDITNSMQSTAKYGQQQLSQGDTIIAASDQVSHSLQSIVHNTDQVYQANTESLHFVRGSSQSLTKLVAEVKQITTLLGNFSSTVSGLKENSENIRNILKMVEEFSDQTNLLALNAAIEAARAGEAGRGFAVVADEVRALSVKVNAATRQISDFINQMNVLVGETNQESEQLISHSSSAEKAISDTSQGFISMSDDFERNQAQLEEIVSAVHQLEETQKHTHQAVQQIVELGQQSKSQIDGALAECQSAQKLTETTQKELTRFVSRR from the coding sequence ATGCGCATTTATAATTTTTTAGAAGAGACGTTTTTCTTTACCCTAACACGCAAAATTATTGGCAATTTAGGTTTTTTACTTCTCTTTCAAGCAATTAGTTTATTTTGGCTGTATTCGGAGCTATCCCAATCTGGCGCGAATATGGGGCTGTTTTGGCTGATCACTATTGTGATTATTGCTGCGTTTGCATTTACCGTCTTTTATATGCGCTTTTTAATCGTGCGACCTGTACAAGCGATGAAAGAGTCACTGGAACGTGTTAACCGCCAAGACGGTAACCTAGATGCAAAGCTGCCACAATTCACTTATGACGAATTTAGAGATTTAAGCGAGCAGTACAACGCCTTTACCACCCACCTTAGTGTCCTTTTGGAAAGAACATATGAAAGTGCCGCTGCGGCAACACAAAGCAACCGCGATATCACCAATTCCATGCAAAGTACCGCAAAGTATGGACAGCAGCAGCTGAGCCAAGGTGACACAATTATTGCAGCTTCCGATCAGGTCAGCCACAGTTTACAAAGTATTGTGCACAATACCGATCAGGTTTATCAGGCCAATACCGAAAGCTTGCATTTTGTTCGCGGTTCATCACAGTCGTTAACTAAGCTTGTCGCTGAAGTAAAACAAATCACCACGCTACTAGGTAACTTTTCATCGACGGTTTCAGGCCTAAAAGAAAATAGTGAGAATATTCGCAACATTCTAAAAATGGTTGAAGAGTTTTCCGACCAAACCAACTTGCTTGCGCTCAATGCGGCAATTGAAGCAGCTCGAGCAGGTGAAGCCGGGCGTGGCTTTGCAGTGGTTGCCGATGAAGTTCGTGCGCTGTCGGTCAAGGTCAATGCGGCCACCCGCCAGATCAGCGATTTTATCAATCAAATGAACGTGCTTGTCGGTGAAACCAATCAAGAATCAGAGCAATTGATTTCTCATTCAAGCTCAGCAGAGAAAGCCATCAGTGATACCTCTCAAGGCTTTATTTCGATGAGTGATGACTTTGAACGCAATCAAGCACAATTAGAAGAAATCGTTAGTGCGGTACACCAACTTGAAGAAACACAAAAACATACCCATCAAGCAGTGCAACAAATTGTCGAACTGGGTCAGCAGTCTAAATCACAAATTGATGGCGCGTTAGCTGAATGCCAAAGTGCCCAAAAGCTCACAGAAACCACTCAAAAAGAGCTTACTCGTTTTGTTTCGCGGCGCTAA
- the epmA gene encoding elongation factor P--(R)-beta-lysine ligase, translated as MTVNNWQPSATIDTLRQRAAILAKIRHFFAARDVMEVDTPSLSQASVTDPHLDTFHTRFVGPNHSQGLPLFLQTSPEYAMKRLLAAGSGAIFQLCKAFRNEESGRHHNPEFTMLEWYRPGFDEFDLMAEIDELMQMLLDCPASDSMTYQQAFETYLGFDPLSVSLTELKAHANKYGYGDIAAIENNPDTLLQLLFCMEIEPKIGQQKPCFVYHFPASQAALAKLNPKDNRVAGRFELYYRNMELANGFNELTDAVEQRARFEQDNQLRAEMGLHPVPADERLLAALDAGIPDCAGVALGVDRLVMLALNKASISEVLTFDVSRA; from the coding sequence ATGACGGTGAACAATTGGCAGCCGAGTGCAACGATAGACACGCTTAGGCAAAGGGCTGCAATTTTAGCGAAGATACGGCACTTTTTTGCGGCTCGTGACGTGATGGAAGTCGACACACCGAGCCTTTCTCAAGCCTCAGTGACCGATCCTCACTTAGATACTTTCCATACTCGATTTGTTGGCCCAAATCACAGCCAAGGTTTGCCTTTATTTTTACAAACGTCACCTGAGTATGCGATGAAAAGACTACTTGCCGCCGGCAGTGGTGCGATTTTTCAATTATGTAAGGCTTTTCGTAATGAAGAGTCAGGACGTCATCACAATCCAGAATTTACGATGTTAGAGTGGTATCGTCCGGGCTTTGACGAATTTGACTTAATGGCGGAAATCGATGAGTTGATGCAGATGTTATTGGACTGTCCTGCTAGTGATTCGATGACTTACCAACAAGCCTTTGAGACATACCTTGGATTTGACCCCTTAAGCGTGTCGCTGACGGAATTAAAAGCGCACGCCAACAAATATGGTTATGGTGATATTGCAGCTATCGAGAACAATCCAGATACTTTACTGCAATTGCTATTTTGCATGGAAATTGAGCCTAAAATAGGTCAGCAGAAACCTTGTTTTGTTTATCACTTTCCGGCATCGCAAGCGGCGCTGGCAAAACTTAACCCGAAAGACAATCGCGTTGCAGGGCGTTTTGAGCTCTATTATCGCAACATGGAACTGGCTAACGGATTTAATGAATTGACGGATGCGGTAGAGCAAAGAGCGCGTTTTGAGCAAGATAACCAACTCAGAGCTGAGATGGGATTGCATCCTGTGCCGGCCGATGAGCGGTTATTGGCTGCACTTGACGCAGGCATCCCCGATTGTGCTGGCGTTGCACTGGGAGTAGATAGGCTAGTCATGCTGGCGCTAAACAAAGCTAGCATAAGCGAAGTGCTCACATTTGATGTTTCGCGAGCTTAG
- a CDS encoding sensor histidine kinase yields MSAVNIALQVVVYLSFVLLYWQSITKTGNALVMNLVVMAGLCVAGSWVTTGTSSLFGFIAFFCGFNFLPRYKIIAMLVIIVLVLLTAKFIATQQTVYFLMPALCVACGLFIFGWMSHRERVHQELQRQSEEEIKRLGAVAERERIARDLHDLLGHSLSSIALKAELASKFAAANALEQAQSEAQQVADLAREALSEVRQAVTGYHQLALDAQLHILASRLKDKGIAVTLELQAVTLDKVSEACLCFFAKEICTNIIRHSDADKVCFTLRQTDNNVFVEIKDNGSIKSIKEGNGLMGIRTRLKECGGQLFYNTEQGGYFKAVLGEAG; encoded by the coding sequence TTGAGCGCAGTTAATATTGCGTTGCAAGTTGTTGTGTACCTTAGTTTTGTCTTGCTCTATTGGCAGAGTATTACAAAAACGGGCAATGCGTTGGTGATGAATTTAGTAGTGATGGCAGGGCTTTGTGTCGCAGGTAGTTGGGTGACGACCGGGACGAGTTCATTATTTGGCTTTATTGCTTTTTTCTGCGGTTTTAATTTTCTGCCTCGTTATAAAATCATTGCGATGCTGGTCATCATAGTGCTGGTATTGCTAACGGCTAAATTTATCGCGACCCAGCAAACGGTTTATTTCTTGATGCCTGCACTGTGTGTGGCATGTGGACTCTTTATTTTTGGTTGGATGTCACACCGAGAGCGAGTACATCAAGAATTGCAGAGGCAAAGTGAAGAAGAGATTAAGCGGCTAGGCGCCGTGGCTGAGCGTGAGCGTATTGCGCGCGACCTACATGATTTACTTGGTCATTCACTCAGCTCGATAGCATTAAAAGCAGAGCTGGCGAGTAAATTTGCAGCTGCAAATGCATTAGAGCAAGCGCAATCAGAAGCGCAGCAGGTTGCAGACTTAGCGAGAGAAGCACTAAGCGAAGTGCGCCAAGCCGTCACCGGCTACCATCAGCTAGCGCTTGATGCTCAGCTGCACATTTTGGCATCGAGGCTAAAAGATAAGGGCATTGCCGTAACGCTAGAATTGCAGGCGGTCACTTTAGATAAAGTAAGCGAAGCCTGTTTGTGCTTTTTTGCTAAAGAGATATGCACCAACATTATTCGTCACAGCGACGCAGATAAGGTTTGCTTCACACTACGACAAACTGACAATAATGTCTTTGTAGAAATTAAAGATAATGGCTCTATAAAGTCCATAAAAGAAGGAAATGGTTTAATGGGGATCCGTACCCGATTGAAAGAATGTGGTGGCCAATTATTTTATAACACCGAACAGGGCGGATACTTTAAGGCGGTACTAGGGGAAGCAGGATGA
- the epmB gene encoding EF-P beta-lysylation protein EpmB, protein MIQINEVNLQTNWQKELANVVTDPQELLNILGLHDQFDARDFAAKRLFPMRVPRPFIAKMRHGDRHDPLLLQVLPVHQEYLTEAGFSKDPLEEQDAPVPGLLHKYRSRVLLMLKTGCAVNCRYCFRRHFPYQDNQVNKRTLEPVFDYLRAHHEINEVILSGGDPLMAKDDMIAWVLKQLEAIPQIKRLRIHSRLPVVIPARVTEELCQRLANSHLKVILVNHINHANEIDDTFKAAMQKLKQANVTLLNQAVLLKGINNDVAAQAQLSEALFDADILPYYLHLLDKVEGASHFDVEEREAKAIMAELLEVLPGFLVPKLVREIGGQPSKTPIDLNLLD, encoded by the coding sequence ATGATACAAATAAATGAAGTAAATTTGCAGACTAACTGGCAAAAAGAATTAGCAAATGTTGTCACTGACCCACAAGAGCTACTCAACATCTTGGGGTTGCATGACCAATTTGATGCACGAGACTTTGCAGCTAAGCGCTTGTTTCCTATGCGAGTACCTCGCCCATTTATCGCTAAAATGCGCCACGGAGATCGTCATGATCCCTTGCTTTTACAAGTGTTACCTGTACATCAGGAATATTTAACTGAAGCGGGATTTAGTAAAGATCCACTCGAAGAACAAGACGCACCTGTACCTGGTTTGTTACATAAGTACCGTTCTAGGGTATTACTCATGCTCAAAACCGGTTGTGCGGTCAACTGCCGCTACTGTTTTCGACGCCACTTCCCCTATCAGGATAATCAGGTCAACAAACGCACCTTAGAGCCTGTATTTGATTATTTGCGCGCCCATCATGAAATCAATGAGGTGATCTTAAGTGGCGGTGATCCGCTGATGGCCAAAGATGACATGATAGCTTGGGTGCTAAAACAATTAGAGGCTATACCACAAATCAAACGTTTACGTATTCACAGCCGCTTACCGGTAGTGATCCCAGCGAGAGTAACCGAGGAATTGTGCCAACGTTTAGCAAACAGTCATTTAAAGGTGATTTTGGTAAATCACATTAATCATGCAAATGAAATCGATGATACTTTTAAAGCGGCAATGCAAAAACTTAAACAAGCCAATGTGACCTTGCTAAACCAAGCAGTGCTACTTAAAGGAATTAATAACGATGTTGCGGCTCAGGCCCAATTGAGTGAAGCCCTATTCGATGCAGATATACTGCCTTATTATTTGCATTTACTCGATAAGGTAGAAGGCGCTAGTCATTTTGATGTAGAAGAGCGTGAAGCCAAGGCGATAATGGCTGAACTTTTAGAAGTGCTACCGGGATTCTTGGTGCCTAAATTGGTGCGAGAAATAGGTGGTCAGCCAAGTAAAACGCCGATTGACTTAAATTTACTAGACTAA
- the efp gene encoding elongation factor P, translating into MANYSTNEFKGGLKIMMDGEPCSILENEMVKPGKGQAFNRVKIRKLISGKVLEKTFKSGDSVEGADVMDTDLAYLYTDGEFWHFMNNETFEQIAADEKAVGDSVKWLVENDVCTITLWNGNPIAVTPPNFVELEITETDPGLKGDTAGTGGKPATLSTGAVVRVPLFVQIGEVIKVDTRSGEYVSRVK; encoded by the coding sequence ATGGCGAATTATAGCACCAACGAGTTCAAGGGCGGCCTAAAAATTATGATGGACGGCGAGCCTTGTTCTATCTTAGAAAATGAAATGGTCAAGCCTGGTAAAGGACAAGCGTTTAACCGCGTTAAAATCCGTAAGCTTATCTCAGGTAAAGTACTAGAGAAAACCTTTAAGTCTGGCGACTCAGTGGAAGGCGCAGACGTAATGGATACTGATCTAGCGTATTTATACACTGACGGTGAGTTCTGGCATTTCATGAACAACGAAACATTTGAGCAGATCGCAGCTGATGAAAAAGCAGTGGGTGATAGCGTAAAATGGCTGGTTGAAAATGACGTTTGTACTATCACACTGTGGAATGGTAATCCAATCGCAGTAACACCTCCTAACTTTGTTGAACTTGAGATCACTGAAACCGATCCAGGCCTGAAAGGCGACACTGCGGGTACTGGTGGTAAGCCTGCAACCCTAAGCACAGGTGCTGTTGTTCGTGTTCCTTTGTTCGTTCAAATTGGTGAAGTGATCAAAGTTGATACGCGTAGTGGCGAATACGTAAGCCGCGTAAAATAA
- a CDS encoding glycerophosphodiester phosphodiesterase gives MIQVLAHRGASGSYPENTLAAIEAALHIGVDGIELDVQSCADDYAIIHDTWLDRTTNGVGRVNEQTQAYLATLDAGKGQSIPTLQQVFATIGKQTDINLELKHTFGLDKFVTYIEDHIQQGVITREQLLISSFDHHQLLWLKQKLPWVRIGALTASIPIHYAQFAESLHAYSIHMDKNFINHEYVLDAKSRGLKVFAYTVDKQQDIDMMLNFGVDGIFTNFPCQTKMYLQGIGAYATPIE, from the coding sequence ATGATTCAAGTCTTAGCGCACCGTGGAGCCAGTGGCAGCTATCCGGAAAACACACTTGCTGCAATAGAAGCAGCTCTCCATATTGGCGTTGATGGTATTGAGTTGGATGTGCAAAGTTGCGCGGATGATTACGCCATTATCCACGACACTTGGCTAGACAGGACCACCAATGGCGTGGGTAGAGTTAATGAACAAACTCAAGCCTACCTTGCCACGCTTGATGCCGGTAAAGGACAATCAATTCCAACCTTGCAGCAAGTGTTTGCCACCATCGGCAAACAGACAGATATCAATTTAGAACTGAAGCATACCTTTGGCCTAGATAAATTCGTTACCTATATTGAAGATCATATCCAGCAAGGCGTGATCACCAGAGAGCAGCTACTCATCTCCTCTTTTGACCATCATCAACTATTGTGGCTAAAGCAAAAATTACCTTGGGTAAGAATTGGCGCGTTAACCGCTTCGATCCCAATTCATTATGCGCAATTTGCCGAATCGCTCCATGCCTACAGCATTCATATGGACAAAAACTTTATTAATCATGAATATGTGTTGGACGCAAAATCTCGCGGATTAAAGGTATTTGCTTATACGGTCGATAAACAACAAGACATAGATATGATGCTAAATTTCGGGGTGGATGGTATTTTCACTAACTTTCCATGCCAAACCAAAATGTATTTACAGGGCATTGGCGCTTACGCCACCCCAATTGAGTAA
- a CDS encoding DMT family transporter: MRPQQSALLSLHSAVLLFGGTALFSKLISLSALDITVYRTAVAFVVLLLLLKIQRQPIKLIHKKDYLTALVLGVIVGLHWVTYFAGMQMAGIAVGIIAFFTYPVITVFLEPLFTRNRVQLKDFISASAVLFGIYLLVPEANLGNQVTLGIITGVFSGALFALRNLLQKRFFSHYSGPHTMLYQTLVACLMLLAFVEVPIQQVSTENLWLILLAGAIFTAIPHALFASSLRYLSATTAGLISCLQPLYGTLLAYILLHETLTLTTLLGGLLVVSAACFETWSITRKKA; this comes from the coding sequence ATGCGCCCACAACAATCCGCTTTGCTCTCGCTTCATAGTGCCGTTTTATTATTTGGTGGAACAGCATTATTTTCAAAATTAATTTCACTCTCAGCATTGGATATCACCGTTTACCGTACCGCCGTTGCTTTCGTTGTGCTACTACTGTTACTCAAAATACAACGGCAGCCGATAAAATTAATACACAAAAAAGATTATCTAACGGCTTTAGTTCTCGGTGTCATCGTGGGACTTCATTGGGTGACTTACTTTGCAGGCATGCAAATGGCGGGAATTGCAGTTGGGATCATTGCCTTTTTCACCTACCCCGTTATCACCGTTTTTTTAGAGCCGCTCTTCACTCGCAACCGTGTACAGCTAAAAGATTTTATCAGTGCGAGCGCGGTGCTATTTGGTATCTATCTGTTAGTACCAGAAGCGAACCTTGGCAACCAAGTTACCTTAGGGATTATTACGGGCGTATTCTCGGGCGCACTCTTTGCGCTACGCAACTTGCTCCAAAAGCGCTTCTTTTCTCACTATAGCGGCCCACACACGATGCTTTATCAAACGCTTGTTGCATGCCTCATGCTGTTAGCATTTGTGGAAGTGCCAATTCAGCAAGTTTCCACAGAAAACCTCTGGTTAATCTTGCTTGCAGGAGCAATATTTACAGCAATTCCACACGCCTTGTTTGCCTCTAGCCTACGTTATTTATCTGCCACCACTGCAGGGTTAATTTCTTGTTTACAACCATTGTATGGAACGCTATTAGCTTATATTCTGTTACACGAGACGTTGACACTTACAACATTACTTGGCGGGTTGTTGGTAGTTAGTGCAGCCTGTTTTGAAACTTGGTCTATTACAAGGAAAAAAGCATGA